In the genome of Leishmania infantum JPCM5 genome chromosome 27, one region contains:
- a CDS encoding putative small nuclear ribonucleoprotein protein encodes MGKYTMLHNINKVLCVMLDDGRTVTGKLLVFDKHMNVVLGDAVEERPQSKKMAEEGVSPKRQLGLILLRGEHVVSVTVMKGSENGGSGAVANFGGAPKSAKATAVKRKRGA; translated from the coding sequence aTGGGCAAATACACCATGCTGCACAACATCAACAAGGTGTTGTGCGTTATGCTCGATGATGGCCGTACCGTTACTGGCAAGCTGCTCGTCTTTGACAAGCACATGAACGTCGTTCTTGGCGACGCGGTCGAGGAGCGGCCGCAGTCGAAGAAGATGGCTGAGGAGGGCGTCTCGCCAAAACGCCAGCTGGGGCTTATCTTGCTGCGCGGCGAGCACGTTGTGTCCGTCACAGTGATGAAAGGTAGCGAGAACGGTGGCAGCGGGGCTGTGGCGAATTTTGGCGGCGCTCCCAAGTCGGCGAAGGCAACCGCCGTGAAGCGCAAGCGCGGCGCGTAA